GATCACCGACGCGTTCTCGTCGGGGCTGGAGACCAGCCAGCTGGTGGGGGCGGTGGCGGTTCTTCTCGGCGGACTGGTCGCCGCCGAGTTGCTGCGGCGGGCTGAGCGGGCAGACTCCGCGGTGGCGGTTTCCGCGTGACCCCCGCTTAGCATCATGGGGGGCGGACCGGGGAGTTCCGGCAGCGCCGCAGTCCCTGTTCGAGGAAGGTGCGCCATGGTGAGGGCAGCCGACCGGGCCAAGCGTCCGGCGCGGACCAGTGTCTGGCTGGAGGGCAAGGCCCCGCGGGGTGGCGCGGGCCGGGGTGGCGGGCAGCCGTCGGGGCTCGACCGGGACCGGATCACCGAGGTCACGGTGCGGCTGCTGGACGCGGAGGGGCTGGCGAAGTTCTCCATGCGCCGGCTGGCCGCCGAGCTGAACGTCACCGCGATGTCCGTGTACTGGTACGTCGACACGAAGGACGACCTGCTGGAGCTGGCTCTCGACTCGGCGTTCGGGGAGTTGGAGTTGCCAGGGGTGGGGTCAGCGGAGGGGTCCACGGACGACTGGCGCGACCAACTGCGCACGCTGGCCGTCGGCTACCGCGCGCTGCTGGTCCGCCACCCCTGGGTGTCGCCGCTCATCGGGACCTTCCTCAACATCGGGCCGCACTCCATGGCCTTCTCGCTGTGCGTACAGCAGCTCATCCGCAGTACGGGGCTGCCCCCGCACGGGCAGATGGGCGCGATGTCGGCGGTCTTCCAGTTCGTGTACGGCTTCGGCACGATCGAGGGCCACTTCGTGCAGCGCTGCGCATCCGCGGGGATGACCCAGGACGACTACTTCCACCAGGCGATGAGCACGATCCGCGAGGAACCGCAGTTCGCGGCGCACTACGACGCAGCCGCGTACCTGATGGAGGCACGCGGCGGCGACACCGTGGAGGAGATGCGGGAGCGCGACTTCACGTTCGCGCTGGACATGCTGATCGTGGGGATCGAGACGATGGTTCAGCGCGGCTGAGGTGCGACCCGGTCGGGGTCAGGCCAAGCGCGCCGGGAAGCCGCCGGTGGCCAGCGGGCCCCAGCGGGTCGGGGTGACCCGGATGATCGACTTGCCCTGCTTCAGCATGGCCTCGCGGTACTCGTCCCAGTCGGGGTGCTCGCCCGCGATGTTGCGGTAGTACTCGACGAGGGGCTCGACGGAGTCGGGGGAGTCGATGACCTCGGCGGTGCCGTCGATCTGGACCCAGGGGCCGTTCCACTCGTCGCTGAGGATGATCAGGGAGACCCGCTCGTCCCGTTTGGCATTACGGGTCTTCGCGCGCTCGGGGTAGGTCGAGACGACGATACGCCCGGCGTCGTCGACTCCGCAGGTCAGCGGCGAGCCCTGCGGCCCGCCGTCCCCGCGCCGGGTGAGCAGGATCGCGCGGTGCCGGGGCCGGACGAAGTCCAGGAGCTCGTCGAGGGAGACAGAGGTGTTCGTCGCGATGTTCGGTGCCATACCCGCAGCCTATGACCGCACGGCCTCCGCCACGTTGCCGTAGACCGGAACGTCCCGTCGCAGTCCGGTCAGTTCGAGCACCCGCTGCACCATTCCGTCCGGATCCGCCGCCACCCGCAGCTCGGCCGGGTGCCGCAGCCGGCGGCGTACGCCGTCCACGAGGTGGACGCCCTGGGAGTCGATGAATTCGGTGCGGGTGAGATCCAGGACGAGCACCCGCAGCCGGTCCGCCCGGTGCTCCACGATGTTCATGGTGTGGACGAGGAGACCGCCGGCGTTGGAGACATCGATTTCCGCGGGCAGCGGGAGGAGCAGGGTGCGACCCGTCAGGTCGCCGGGGTTTGTGGTCACAGAACTCACCTGACAGACATTCGTCCGGATTGCAGTGAGGCCGCTTCCTGACCCGCGGCCTCATTTCACCACGCCCGGGCGGGAGTTCGTCGGCTGTTCGGCCGAGCGGCACGAGGGTCCATCGGAGCAGCTAAAGTGCTGTTCGTCCTGTGCTCGCAGTCAGGAATGTGCTGCGGAGCTCTCCTGCGCATGGCCGTTTGGCCGTGCATGCCGAAGAGGTTCGTGGTGGCTGCGTTCGACTTTTCTGAATTGCCCCGTTATGCGGTGGATTTTGAGCTGGCCGAAGCTCTGTCCGTCGCGGCTCAGC
Above is a genomic segment from Streptomyces sp. R21 containing:
- a CDS encoding STAS domain-containing protein encodes the protein MTTNPGDLTGRTLLLPLPAEIDVSNAGGLLVHTMNIVEHRADRLRVLVLDLTRTEFIDSQGVHLVDGVRRRLRHPAELRVAADPDGMVQRVLELTGLRRDVPVYGNVAEAVRS
- a CDS encoding TetR/AcrR family transcriptional regulator, which produces MVRAADRAKRPARTSVWLEGKAPRGGAGRGGGQPSGLDRDRITEVTVRLLDAEGLAKFSMRRLAAELNVTAMSVYWYVDTKDDLLELALDSAFGELELPGVGSAEGSTDDWRDQLRTLAVGYRALLVRHPWVSPLIGTFLNIGPHSMAFSLCVQQLIRSTGLPPHGQMGAMSAVFQFVYGFGTIEGHFVQRCASAGMTQDDYFHQAMSTIREEPQFAAHYDAAAYLMEARGGDTVEEMRERDFTFALDMLIVGIETMVQRG
- a CDS encoding PPOX class F420-dependent oxidoreductase, which translates into the protein MAPNIATNTSVSLDELLDFVRPRHRAILLTRRGDGGPQGSPLTCGVDDAGRIVVSTYPERAKTRNAKRDERVSLIILSDEWNGPWVQIDGTAEVIDSPDSVEPLVEYYRNIAGEHPDWDEYREAMLKQGKSIIRVTPTRWGPLATGGFPARLA